CTAAATATTTAATATAAATTCAATTATCTTAAACTTGACAGAGAATAATCTAAGTATTAATATTTTATATATTATAAATAGAGTTTTCTCCTTAGTTTGGTAGTCAATATTTTGGATATTGATTATCCATTCAAAAAGGAATTAGAATAATAATTTTAAATAATAGGTAGACATTTTAAAAAACCTAGATTAGGTTAGTTAAAAGTAAACCGACAATTTTAAAAGTAAATGGTTTGATATTTGAAACCATTATTTTTTGATTGTCGGTTTTTTTATTTTTTAGAAATGAAAGCTATGGACTTGTTAGAAATGGTGCAGAGAAATAATATTTATATATGCCATATGGGAGAAACTAGAGGTAACACAGACTATAAAATAAATATATAACGATTAATTGTGGAATGGAAGGGATGGAAGTCACGATGAATAAAACAAAGGGTGCTCTTGAAGCCGAAATCAGTAAAGTGTTAACTAATTGGGAGAAAAGTTATCTAGGACGCGGTTCCGTATCGGTTAAATCAGATATCTTGAGAGATATGGTGGTTGTTGTGTTAGGGGGGGTCTTAACACCTGCTGAATATGCAGTATGCCAAGATAAAGAGGGCCTATTATCAGTTAAAAAAATGCGAAATAGCTTGGTGGAATCGGGTGTAGAAGAAATAAAAGAAGCAATACTAACCATAACAGGTATGGAAGTTGTGAGTTTTTATAGTGATTTGAGCACAATAACTGGGGAACGCATTATGGTCTTTAAGCTTTCAGAGGATTTGCAAAGTAAATTATGATGTAACAATTGAATGTAGTCATTTCTCTAGAATCGTTTCAAGAAGTTAATGTAATAATGAATTAATAGTCTTCTGGGGAAAGAAAAGATTTATATCCCTCATTATAATAGCGAATAAAGGAGGATTAAATTGTTATGGATAATAGTAAAACATCAGTACCTCAATTAGATACAAAACTTAAAAACCATCTTGAAATTTTCGATAATGAAATCCATCTAAATATAAAGGAAACGATAGCTAAAAATAAGGAAATAATAGAGAAAAATCGCGAAATTCTATCCTTTAAAATTGCCGACGATTCAAAGAAAATAATAGAATGAGTTTTTCTTTCTTCCTAAACAATTGAATAAAACACCGCATAATATTCCACACAAAAATCCACAAACAATGATTTAAAAGCGTTTGTGGATTTTTTTGGATTCTCAAACTTTCATTTAGGAACGTTATTTTGTAAAGAACTGTATAATTTTGTCAAAGTGCAATATTATATTTTGCAATGGGCTTAATTGAACCGATTGTTAATACATTGATTTAATTATAGTTATCGAAGTATTTCCCCTTTTCAATAATTTTTTCTGTACTTAATCCTGTCCATTCTTCTGGAGTTAGATTTGGGTGTAAGTCGAGGTAGGATTTAATCATTTTATAGCCTTCACTATACCCATAAAATAAAGGCAGCCCTTTACCACCATATAAGATTTCTAAAGAACGATTTATATCTTTACTGTTTAAATCAGGTTCAATTTTAGACCAAAATTCATTATTATAAGTGAAATCCATTTGTGTAATTTCAATATCAGGATATACAGTTTTTTCAAACATAACAGCTTTTCCTTCAAATATAAGATTATCTAAGACTGAACCTGAATGAGTACTTAAATAACTTTCTGCCCAAGTACTATGATGATATTCATGTGCTAAAGCAACCTTTATAAAATCATCTTCAAAGTATTCATTATAAGGAATCAGAATTTTACCAGCACCTACCGTATACATAACAACATTGGAATTACTAGATGGAAAGACACATACTGCTACGTCACTTTCAGATTGTAGTAGCTTAGCGGATTGAAGTAGTGCATCTTGAATAAGTGCATTTATGTCATCTTTTTTACTTTCAATTAATTCACTTACAATTTTTAATTCGGTTAAACTAGTTGGAGCCTTATTAAGAACGGAATCTACTATATGTATGAACTCTCCATTTTCAAAACAGTCGCTGTAAACAGGTTGGATAACCTCCTCCTTGTATAATTCCAAGTTTGATTGGCTTGTATAATTTTTTACTTTTTCAAGGTAGCTATCAAATAAAGTATTAACATGGACTATTTTAAACTTTTGATTGGTATCAGAGTTCTCAAATAAATATAATAATTCTTTCTCATCAAAAATTTCTTCCTTCTCACTTCTATCCGTTTGTGTGCAAGCTGATAGAGTAAATAAAAGTACAATAAATTTCAAGATATTTTTCAAATTGTTCTCACCTCACCCATTATGGATAATTATACCAAATATTAGTAATACATATTAGAATGTAATAAATAGTATAAAAGTTGCTTTAGTAACGTTTCTGCGACTTTCATAAAATTCGGTACAAACAATATTTCAATAAAAAAACGGTAAACGTTGTTGTAGTAACGTTTACCGTTTTTTCTTATGCCCATAATCTTTTGTGAACTTTTATTAGATTTATTTTGTAGATTTTGTGCTACTTTTAACTGTAATAAATCTAATAAACAAAGGTAATAGGAAAGTAAGTGTAACAATAAAAAATAACTCATCAGACATTATAAATGAACAATACTTTCTATGGGCAAATTGAAATGCCGCATCCGGAAGCTAATATATCAAAAGCAACGGCTATATCGTAACGTTTCAACTCCTGAAAGAAAATCTTTGTTGTTAATTGTCATTTATTCAAATTTATATAAATGATGCTAGCAAAAAAATAAGACTAATCCATACACAAAGAGGTGAATAGAAGGCGGTATCTTGTTTTGCGAATCTAGTATGTTTTATTTTCTTGAAAAAACCTACATATTTTCCTTCACCAATAGCACGTAATAAGAAAACAATTCCTCCAGTTATACAAAGCCACTTTGAAAGGGGGGAGGGTTGGATGACTGTAAATAAATCTATTTGAACTAATAGTAGAACAGATGCAAAAAAGCAAAATAAACCGATCAAAAGTGTACCTAACATTCTTGGTTGTAAAACTGGCAATTTACTGTCATCTTTAGTCGGAAGAACCGCTTTTACTCCCCAACCTCCACCAAATGCCCAAAAAACGTGTAACATGCCAATAATTATAAATATTAGAGAAGTTACTCCTATTAATATCTTAAACAATTTACCACCTCTTCTTATGTTATCGTCCTCAGTATCTAAATTGGTGATATCATTAGTGCATTCATTTTATTACACTTTATTCCATTTCATTCCATAACGCTAGATGATCGTTGAGTTTATTTAACTAACGGATCAGTTAGTTGAAGAATCGTCTTTAGATGTTATTCAACAATCGGGCCATATTGTTGAATAACACTTTTAAAGATAAAAAATGTTACTCAAGTTTTTATGCAAATTTATGAACAAGCTTCTGCGAGTATAAACGTTGCAACTTCAACAATTTATACCAAATGTATAGTAAACTGTATAATCGTTCAAGCGCAACGGTACAAATGTTGATTTAACAACATTCGTGCCTTTGTGGTGTATGCCCAAACTTTCATTTGGGAACCTTTTTTGAATCTGTTATACATATAAATTTTCTACTTAATCATAAAGATGAGGCGTCCCAAAATGACTTCTCGGACGCCTCTTTAAATTTGTATGGATGCCTGGAACTGATAAATCAAAAATTAATTTAAAATCTTTACTTTTCCACTGATTGCATCATCTTCTGTGGAAGTAGAGAAAACTTGGATGAAAAGCTCACTCTCTAAAAAAGATGCACCTGTATAATTAATTTCTCCCGTACCATCATCATTTCCATATGCAGAATTCCAGTGATAACGGTTCCCCTCCGCATCAAAAAGATTAATATTCGGTGATTGATCAGATGAAAAACCACTATAATAAATGGTTGTAGAAATCGGAGTTGTTACGATTCGATCAATTACAAATTGCTCGTCATTTTGTAATTGTATTGTTTGGTGTAAATCATGCACCGCTGTTTTATTTTGTACAGTAAGCTGAGAAGCCTTTATGTCAAATACCCACGGCTGTTCAAGTGTTTCACCTTCTAGCGTTTTTGTCTGTGGGGTATGCATTTCGTCATACATAATTTGTATATCAAAATTGGCAGCAGCTACTGGCTCAGCTAATGTAATCTCATTATAAATTGTATACATTGAACTGTTTTGTGCAATCGATTGTGCTGATATACCTTTCGCTTCAACTTTTTCACCATTAATAATGACAGTAGGCTTTAATTGATGTCGATAAGAAAAAACGGTCTCTTCATTTTTATCAAACGTTGCACTAATCATTATTTTATCGTAATTAACAAGCACTTCATTTAATGTTAAATCGCCCATTTCTGTCGTACGCGTTTCACCAATCACTGTTTTGTAAGGTGACCAATCCACTTGCTCAGTTACTTGCCAATCTTCTAACAATGCTGCTATGAACGGCATATTGGCAATCGTTTGATGATTCATAGCTAATAAGCCGATTGCCAGAGTAGCTGCTGCAACGCCCATCCCTTTATGGGACTTCACTAATTTCAACTTCTTTTTCACGAGTTTTTGTACACGCTTTTTCTCATAATTGGTGAGCGGTGACACGTCAAATTCACTTAAATCAATAGTTACTTCATTTAACTCTTTATAAATGCTCATCTTTACACCCGCCCTTTTAAAAATTGATCTTTTAGTTTTTTTCTAGTTCGTGATAATTTATTGTGGACCCAGGATGGTTTCATTTGAAATTGATCTGCTATTTCTGTCGTTGATTTCCCTTTAAAATAGTAGCTATCAAAAATTTGGCGTTCTTCAATAGGTAAACTATTCAGTACTATTTGCCAGTCGATTTGTTTAGATTCTAGCAAAGGTAAATTATCTTGTAGCTCTGCTGTAGGAACTTGTCGCTCTAATTTTCGTAAAACATCGATTGCTTTAAATTTCGCAATGGCTGCTACCCAATTTTTGAACGTGTTTTTCCCCGAATCAAAGTCGTAGATATGATACCAAATAGCAATTGTTATATCTGCCATTGTTTCCTCTAATTCTTGAGGTCTACTAGCCAGATATTTGAGCGCAATAGCTTTCATGAGTCCCCCGTATTATTCAAGTAACAATTTAATGCCTTTTTCTTGTTTGGATTTAATTAATGAAATTATTTTCTCGTCCATATGACACCTCATTTCAAAACGTTTTTCGCGAAAGATCCGTTCACTCTATCATTCGTTTTGAATTTCAAAACCTATCATAACCTTTTTAAATATTAGATTTATTGCTTATTCCACTTTGAATGTAACAGCTTAATTCTAAATGGAAAAGCACAGTCTTTTCTAATAACGAATCTGGATTTGACCAAAAAACATTCATGTAAGAAGTATTTCGATTATTCCGAAGAATACGCTGATGAAGAAGCAGTAAAAGAAATCGGCACTGTAAACGACGCAATCACTGTATCTTCGGATAGACAGAACCAATATTCAAATGAAGATACAGTTGTATTGCCAGTAGATGTCGATGAAAGTAAAACAGATTAAGTAAAAAATGAAAAAGACATTTGAAGTCAAAAGTCTAGAGGAATCTTAGAACTAAATTATATTTAAAAACACAACCATGTTTTACCATAGCTGTGTTTGAAACATTCCCAAAGCGAAGTTTGGGAGTATTGCTGTTCATAACCTTATAATGGCATTCGTTATTCCACAAAACCAGCTAATAGTTGTCAATAATTTTCATTAAAAATAATAAAAATATCATGTTATACTAAATTTGTGCATGCCAAATAACCGTCCAAATTCTTGATTTGGAAAGTTTAGGTTTGCTTGGTTAAATTGTTAAATCAATCTATGTCTTGGAAAGAAGTTTTGTTTTTTAATAGTGCATAAATCCAATGTAAGAGTTTGTTTGCACAAGCTATTACAGCTACTCTAAATGGTTTTCCTTCTTCACGTTTTTTATCATAAAACGCCCGTAATTTCTTATTACGAGGAAGGATTTCATCTGTAGTTTTCTGTTTTCGACAATCACGAATTGCACATTTAACAGCCATATACAAAGCTTGTCGTAGTCTGCTAGAGCCTCTTTTGGTTATTCGGTTGTAAGTGCCTTTGAATGTACCTGATTCAAAGATACTTGGATCAAGACCGGCAAATGCGACTAGTTTCTTAGGGTGATTAAACCTTTCAATTTCCCCAATTTCAGATATAATCGTGGCAGCGATTTTTTCTCCGATACCAGGAATTGATTGGATAATCTTCG
This portion of the Solibacillus isronensis genome encodes:
- a CDS encoding DUF5643 domain-containing protein; its protein translation is MSIYKELNEVTIDLSEFDVSPLTNYEKKRVQKLVKKKLKLVKSHKGMGVAAATLAIGLLAMNHQTIANMPFIAALLEDWQVTEQVDWSPYKTVIGETRTTEMGDLTLNEVLVNYDKIMISATFDKNEETVFSYRHQLKPTVIINGEKVEAKGISAQSIAQNSSMYTIYNEITLAEPVAAANFDIQIMYDEMHTPQTKTLEGETLEQPWVFDIKASQLTVQNKTAVHDLHQTIQLQNDEQFVIDRIVTTPISTTIYYSGFSSDQSPNINLFDAEGNRYHWNSAYGNDDGTGEINYTGASFLESELFIQVFSTSTEDDAISGKVKILN
- a CDS encoding DUF2268 domain-containing putative Zn-dependent protease (predicted Zn-dependent protease with a strongly conserved HExxH motif), with amino-acid sequence MKNILKFIVLLFTLSACTQTDRSEKEEIFDEKELLYLFENSDTNQKFKIVHVNTLFDSYLEKVKNYTSQSNLELYKEEVIQPVYSDCFENGEFIHIVDSVLNKAPTSLTELKIVSELIESKKDDINALIQDALLQSAKLLQSESDVAVCVFPSSNSNVVMYTVGAGKILIPYNEYFEDDFIKVALAHEYHHSTWAESYLSTHSGSVLDNLIFEGKAVMFEKTVYPDIEITQMDFTYNNEFWSKIEPDLNSKDINRSLEILYGGKGLPLFYGYSEGYKMIKSYLDLHPNLTPEEWTGLSTEKIIEKGKYFDNYN
- a CDS encoding DUF3995 domain-containing protein; the protein is MFKILIGVTSLIFIIIGMLHVFWAFGGGWGVKAVLPTKDDSKLPVLQPRMLGTLLIGLFCFFASVLLLVQIDLFTVIQPSPLSKWLCITGGIVFLLRAIGEGKYVGFFKKIKHTRFAKQDTAFYSPLCVWISLIFLLASFI
- a CDS encoding multidrug transporter, translating into MDNSKTSVPQLDTKLKNHLEIFDNEIHLNIKETIAKNKEIIEKNREILSFKIADDSKKIIE
- a CDS encoding DUF2294 domain-containing protein, which gives rise to MNKTKGALEAEISKVLTNWEKSYLGRGSVSVKSDILRDMVVVVLGGVLTPAEYAVCQDKEGLLSVKKMRNSLVESGVEEIKEAILTITGMEVVSFYSDLSTITGERIMVFKLSEDLQSKL
- a CDS encoding sigma-70 family RNA polymerase sigma factor; translation: MKAIALKYLASRPQELEETMADITIAIWYHIYDFDSGKNTFKNWVAAIAKFKAIDVLRKLERQVPTAELQDNLPLLESKQIDWQIVLNSLPIEERQIFDSYYFKGKSTTEIADQFQMKPSWVHNKLSRTRKKLKDQFLKGRV